Within Paeniglutamicibacter psychrophenolicus, the genomic segment TCCTGGGCCAGGAGGACACCGACCCGGCCGAGCTCGCCGCGCGCCTGCGCCACCGGGCCGACGAAGCCCCGGCCACCACCGAGGCCCCGGGCTGCGGAAGTGCCTGCGGTTCCGGCTGCGGCGCCGGTGCATCGCTGGGCTGCGGCCCGGTGCACGGCGCCGAACCGGTGCTGCGACGCCGCGGTGCAGGAACCGGCGAATTCCCCAACGCATGAACGCCGCAACCAGCCTGGTGAGCCGGGGACAGGACTTGCTGGCCCGGGACTCCGGGCTGCTCTGGCACCCCTACGCCTCCCTGGATGACGGGGCACGCTACGCCGTCACCGCTGCCCAAGGCGTGCGGCTCACCCTGCAGGACGCCGCCGGCGGGACCCACGAGGTCATCGACGGCATGGGCTCCTGGTGGTCGATGGTGCACGGCTACCGCAACCAGGTGCTTGATGCCGCCGCCCACGCACAGATCGATTCGTTCAGCCACGTGATGTTCGGCGGGCTGACCCACGCCCCGGCCGTGGAACTTGCCGAGCGGCTCGTGGCCATGGCCCCGGGCGACCTGTCCCACGTGTTCCTGGCCGACTCCGGGTCGATCTCCGTGGAGGTCGCGCTCAAGCTGGTGCTGCAGTACCAGCACGCCCGCGGGCACACCGGCCGGCAGCGCTTCGCCGCGCTGCGCGGCGGCTACCACGGGGACACCTTCGCCGCGATGGGCGTCTGCGACCCGGTCGACGGCATGCACGCGGCCTTCGCCCGACCCGGGGCCGAACAGCTCTTCCTGCCCCGGCCCCCGGCCGCCCGGCTCACCGAGGCCGGGTACTGGGAATTCGATGCGGCCGCATTCGCCGCCTGGGAAACCGATGCCCGGGCGCTGGCCGCTGCCCACGCGGCGGAACTGGCAGGGATCATTGCCGAACCGGTGCTGCAGGGCGCCGGGGGCATGTACGTCTACGCCCCGGCGGCGCTGCGAGTGCTGCGATCGATCGCCGACGAGCACGGCCTGCTGCTGGTGCTCGACGAGATCGCCACCGGCTTCGGGCGCACCGGCAAGCTCTTCGCCTCCGAATGGGCCGGGGTTCTCCCGGATGTGATGTGCGTGGGCAAGGCGCTGACCGGCGGCTACATGACCCTGGCCGCGATGCTCTGCACACCAAAGGTCGCAGCCGCGCTGGCCGGTGCTCCCGGGGGCGGCTCGGCGCTGCTGCACGGACCCACCTTCATGGGCAACCCGCTGGCCTGCGCCGTGGCCAACGCCTCGCTGGGACTGCTCACCGGACCCGGCGACCCGCGCGCCGCCGACGCCCCCTGGCGCGGGCAGGTCGCCTCCTTGGAAACCGGGCTGCGCGAAGCCCTGGCCCCGGCCGCCGTGCTGCCCTCCGTGAAGGACGTGCGGGTGCTGGGCGGGGTCGGCGTCATCCAGCTGCACGAGCAGGTGCGCGTGGCCGAGGTGACCGCGGCCGCGGTCCGCCACGGGGCCTGGGTTCGCCCCTTCCGCGATCTTCTCTATGTCATGCCGCCCTACATCAGCAGCAAGGACGAGATCCGGGAACTGGGTGCGGCCCTTGTCGTGGCGGTGGAACATGTCCACGGCGCCTAGCATCGCCCCGGCCGCCGAAATATGCGCGGCGGTTCCGGAGGCGTGGGGGAGATGGCTGGGCGGACGGGCGCGGGTGCGCGCGGCCCGCGGGCTGCACCGGGTGGAGAGCAAC encodes:
- the bioA gene encoding adenosylmethionine--8-amino-7-oxononanoate transaminase — its product is MNAATSLVSRGQDLLARDSGLLWHPYASLDDGARYAVTAAQGVRLTLQDAAGGTHEVIDGMGSWWSMVHGYRNQVLDAAAHAQIDSFSHVMFGGLTHAPAVELAERLVAMAPGDLSHVFLADSGSISVEVALKLVLQYQHARGHTGRQRFAALRGGYHGDTFAAMGVCDPVDGMHAAFARPGAEQLFLPRPPAARLTEAGYWEFDAAAFAAWETDARALAAAHAAELAGIIAEPVLQGAGGMYVYAPAALRVLRSIADEHGLLLVLDEIATGFGRTGKLFASEWAGVLPDVMCVGKALTGGYMTLAAMLCTPKVAAALAGAPGGGSALLHGPTFMGNPLACAVANASLGLLTGPGDPRAADAPWRGQVASLETGLREALAPAAVLPSVKDVRVLGGVGVIQLHEQVRVAEVTAAAVRHGAWVRPFRDLLYVMPPYISSKDEIRELGAALVVAVEHVHGA